Proteins encoded by one window of Erythrobacter sp.:
- a CDS encoding NAD-dependent epimerase/dehydratase family protein yields the protein MSERILITGGGGFIGKAVSRELLQRGHQVRVLDSLIEQVHGRNGQPSFASDVEFIRADVRDGNAVAAALRGIDSVIHLAAEVGVGQSMYEVERYTSTNDVGTAVLFERLIDHPVRRVVTASSMSIYGEGLYRNADGALVEDASRSSLRDGQANWEPVDQQGRPLAPVATPEWKRPNLASIYALNKYVQEQITHIMGAPYGVESVCLRLFNVYGPGQALSNPYTGVLAIFASRLLNGQSPMIFEDGQQRRDFVHVRDVARAFAEALFHPDAAGGTFNIGSGHDRSIASVANDLAIAMGREGIGAETVGKARTGDIRHCFCDTTLAREVLGFEASEDFEAGLADLAQWVAKQKAEDRVSEARSELERRGLVA from the coding sequence TAGTTTGATCGAACAGGTCCACGGTCGGAACGGCCAACCGAGCTTCGCGTCAGACGTGGAATTTATCCGTGCCGATGTGCGCGATGGAAATGCCGTCGCTGCTGCGCTGCGCGGGATCGACAGTGTCATCCACCTCGCCGCCGAAGTCGGCGTGGGGCAGTCGATGTATGAGGTGGAGCGATACACTTCCACCAACGATGTCGGCACAGCCGTCCTGTTCGAACGGCTGATCGATCACCCGGTGCGCCGGGTAGTCACTGCATCTTCGATGAGCATCTACGGTGAGGGACTTTATCGGAACGCCGACGGTGCGCTGGTGGAAGATGCATCTCGCAGCAGCCTGCGCGACGGACAGGCGAACTGGGAGCCGGTCGACCAGCAGGGCCGCCCTCTGGCGCCGGTCGCCACACCCGAATGGAAAAGACCAAACCTCGCTTCGATCTACGCGCTTAACAAGTATGTGCAGGAGCAGATCACCCACATCATGGGCGCTCCCTATGGTGTCGAAAGCGTCTGCCTGCGACTGTTCAATGTCTACGGGCCGGGACAGGCTCTCTCCAATCCCTACACCGGCGTGCTGGCGATCTTCGCATCACGACTGCTCAACGGCCAGTCTCCGATGATCTTCGAGGATGGTCAACAACGCCGTGACTTCGTGCACGTGCGCGACGTGGCCCGCGCGTTTGCCGAAGCCCTTTTCCACCCCGATGCTGCCGGCGGCACCTTCAATATCGGATCAGGGCATGATCGCTCCATCGCGAGCGTAGCAAACGACCTCGCAATAGCGATGGGACGCGAAGGCATCGGAGCCGAGACCGTGGGTAAGGCGCGCACCGGAGACATAAGGCACTGTTTTTGCGACACTACCCTGGCGCGCGAAGTGCTCGGCTTCGAGGCAAGTGAGGATTTCGAGGCGGGCCTTGCCGATCTCGCGCAATGGGTCGCCAAGCAAAAGGCGGAGGACCGCGTCAGCGAGGCGCGGAGCGAACTTGAACGCCGCGGACTTGTGGCATGA
- a CDS encoding NAD-dependent epimerase/dehydratase family protein produces the protein MSVGAESTILVTGGAGFVGSNLADRLAARGHRVRVLDHLGRPGVESNLEWLCHSHGSLIEPVIGDIRDRATVTKAARGIGAAFHFAAQVAVTTSMEDPREDFAVNVVGTFNLLDSLRQQNSHAALIFASTNKVYGNLAGVPLYLTDRGYRASDPKIAEHGVPEDQPLCFHTPYGCSKGAADQYVLDYGRSFGMRTAVLRMSCIYGERQLGTEDQGWVAHFLIRALAGETITLFGDGEQVRDVCDVRDTCDAYLAMLDRIDAVQGRAFNWGGGAENAISLLGLIEEIARITGRRPAIEFADTRPGDQRWFVADTRKIDQALGLKPRTPWRDGVRNLADWLHQSRRAAAPALAPSARANA, from the coding sequence ATGAGTGTCGGCGCGGAAAGCACCATACTGGTTACCGGTGGAGCTGGATTCGTTGGCTCCAACCTTGCCGACCGCCTGGCCGCGCGGGGTCATCGGGTGCGAGTACTCGATCACCTGGGCCGACCGGGGGTTGAAAGCAATCTGGAATGGCTGTGCCATTCGCATGGCAGTCTGATCGAGCCGGTCATCGGCGATATCCGGGATCGCGCCACGGTCACCAAGGCAGCCCGGGGAATTGGAGCAGCTTTCCACTTCGCGGCGCAAGTGGCGGTGACGACCAGTATGGAAGACCCGCGCGAGGATTTTGCGGTGAACGTGGTGGGAACCTTCAACCTGCTGGATTCGCTTCGCCAGCAGAACAGTCATGCTGCTCTGATATTCGCATCAACGAACAAGGTTTACGGCAACCTTGCGGGAGTTCCGCTCTACCTGACGGATCGCGGGTATCGGGCATCCGACCCGAAGATTGCCGAACACGGGGTGCCAGAGGACCAGCCGCTGTGCTTCCACACCCCGTATGGCTGCTCGAAAGGTGCCGCCGACCAATATGTTCTCGACTACGGGCGCAGCTTCGGAATGCGCACGGCCGTGTTGCGGATGAGCTGCATTTATGGCGAGCGGCAATTGGGCACCGAAGATCAGGGCTGGGTTGCGCATTTCCTGATCCGCGCGCTGGCCGGGGAGACAATCACGCTGTTCGGAGACGGAGAGCAGGTTCGCGATGTTTGCGACGTCCGCGATACCTGCGATGCCTACCTTGCCATGCTCGACCGCATCGATGCGGTTCAGGGGCGCGCGTTCAACTGGGGGGGCGGCGCGGAAAATGCGATCAGCCTGCTCGGCCTGATCGAGGAAATCGCCCGGATTACCGGGCGCCGCCCTGCCATAGAGTTTGCCGATACCCGTCCGGGGGACCAGCGCTGGTTTGTCGCGGACACGCGCAAGATCGATCAGGCGCTTGGGCTGAAGCCGAGGACTCCGTGGCGAGATGGGGTTCGTAACCTTGCGGACTGGCTGCATCAGTCGCGCCGTGCAGCCGCACCGGCGCTCGCACCAAGTGCGAGGGCGAACGCATGA
- a CDS encoding glycosyltransferase family 4 protein: MTLYPLHVLMTTDAVGGVWQYSVTLSRELANRGHRITLAVLGPPPDLAQRAQAEAVPGLSLRETGLPLDWLADGPAQVKHSTGELADLARRIGADLIHCNSPALCAGARFPVPVIAVAHGCIATWWKAARREPLAPELQWHAALMQEGLKAADMIVAPSASFARQVAQTYGLPRSPMVVHNGRNPLGSDASAGQLNVALTVGRLWDPVKNVAVLDQAAAQLDIGFLAAGALVGPHGETCAPENLQCLGYQSEAAIDRLLRLQPVFVSAATFEPFGLAVLEAASAGCALVLSNIDTFRELWEGAALFVDSGDAEGFARQINALIADPSRRKDLGEAARKRSANYSPAATVEAMCGIYQSLLAAREVAA, from the coding sequence ATGACCCTGTATCCCCTGCATGTCCTTATGACGACAGACGCGGTCGGCGGAGTATGGCAGTATTCAGTCACTCTTTCGCGCGAATTAGCGAACCGGGGCCATCGTATCACACTGGCCGTTTTGGGCCCGCCACCCGATCTTGCGCAGCGCGCGCAAGCGGAGGCCGTTCCCGGCCTTTCGCTTCGGGAGACAGGGCTTCCGCTGGATTGGCTGGCCGATGGTCCGGCGCAGGTGAAGCACTCAACCGGGGAACTGGCGGACCTCGCCCGGAGGATCGGTGCCGACCTGATCCATTGCAACAGTCCGGCCCTTTGCGCTGGCGCAAGGTTTCCGGTGCCGGTCATCGCAGTCGCTCACGGATGCATCGCCACCTGGTGGAAGGCTGCGCGTCGCGAACCGCTCGCACCCGAACTGCAATGGCACGCTGCGCTGATGCAGGAAGGCTTGAAGGCTGCCGACATGATCGTGGCACCTAGCGCCAGCTTCGCTCGCCAAGTCGCTCAGACATACGGTCTGCCGCGCTCACCCATGGTTGTTCACAACGGCCGCAACCCGCTCGGCTCCGATGCTTCTGCCGGCCAGCTGAACGTCGCCCTGACTGTCGGGAGATTGTGGGACCCGGTGAAGAATGTCGCGGTCCTCGATCAGGCGGCGGCGCAGCTGGACATCGGCTTCCTTGCCGCGGGCGCTCTGGTCGGTCCGCACGGGGAAACCTGTGCTCCCGAAAACCTGCAGTGCCTTGGCTATCAGAGCGAGGCAGCAATCGACCGGCTGCTCAGACTGCAACCGGTCTTCGTTTCTGCCGCAACATTCGAGCCGTTCGGGCTGGCAGTTCTGGAAGCAGCATCGGCAGGATGTGCGCTGGTGCTTTCCAACATCGATACCTTCCGCGAGCTGTGGGAAGGCGCTGCACTGTTCGTGGATAGTGGCGATGCCGAAGGGTTTGCCCGCCAAATCAACGCCCTCATCGCGGATCCCTCGCGGCGCAAGGACTTGGGTGAAGCCGCCCGGAAGCGCAGCGCGAATTACTCCCCGGCGGCAACGGTCGAAGCGATGTGCGGCATTTACCAGTCGCTGCTGGCTGCGCGGGAGGTGGCAGCATGA
- a CDS encoding glycosyltransferase — protein MKLAYFTHSLASCWNHGNAHFLRGVLDELIVRGHEVAVFEPQGAWSLANLLRDHGLQGLAVWHDRYPRLSSTEYPSDADLEELIGDSDLIIVHEWNEPKLIARLGQLRKRRGNFRLLFHDTHHRAVSAPEDMQAFDLSGFDGVLAFGEALSEVYRGWGWGNRVWTWHEAADVRRFHPPAQESEREGLVWIGNWGDGERSEELVTFLLDPARQGGLDLDIYGVRYPAEAKETLARYGAEYRGWAPNALAPDIFARHLATVHVPRRYYTQVLPGIPTIRVFEALACGLPLVSAPWDDAESLFRTGEDYLVARSGKEMTEILRALAEDAGLRASLAASGRETILQRHTCAQRVDELLAIAASLETETSLRKSA, from the coding sequence ATGAAGCTGGCCTATTTCACGCATTCGCTGGCCTCCTGCTGGAACCACGGCAATGCCCACTTCCTGCGCGGCGTGCTCGATGAACTCATTGTGCGGGGACATGAAGTTGCGGTCTTCGAACCGCAAGGCGCCTGGAGCCTGGCCAATCTGCTGCGCGATCATGGATTACAAGGCCTTGCAGTCTGGCACGATCGCTATCCGAGGCTCAGTTCGACCGAATACCCGTCAGACGCCGATCTGGAGGAACTGATTGGCGATAGTGACCTGATCATCGTGCATGAGTGGAACGAGCCGAAGCTGATTGCTCGACTCGGACAATTGCGGAAACGCAGAGGGAACTTCCGCCTGCTGTTCCATGATACCCATCACCGCGCGGTGAGCGCACCCGAGGACATGCAGGCTTTCGACCTATCCGGGTTCGACGGAGTGCTGGCTTTCGGCGAAGCACTGTCGGAGGTCTATCGCGGCTGGGGCTGGGGCAATCGCGTGTGGACCTGGCACGAAGCCGCCGATGTCCGCCGGTTCCATCCGCCCGCACAGGAAAGCGAGCGCGAAGGGCTGGTCTGGATCGGCAACTGGGGGGATGGCGAGCGCAGCGAGGAACTCGTCACTTTCCTGCTAGACCCCGCCCGGCAGGGTGGTCTTGATCTCGATATCTATGGCGTGCGCTATCCCGCGGAGGCGAAGGAGACCTTGGCGCGATACGGCGCCGAGTATCGCGGCTGGGCACCCAACGCCCTCGCGCCAGACATTTTCGCGAGGCACTTGGCCACGGTTCACGTACCGCGCCGCTACTATACGCAGGTGCTTCCCGGCATTCCGACCATCCGGGTCTTCGAAGCGCTTGCCTGCGGCTTACCCCTCGTGAGCGCGCCGTGGGACGATGCCGAAAGCCTGTTCCGAACAGGCGAGGATTATCTTGTTGCCCGCAGCGGCAAAGAGATGACGGAAATCCTACGCGCGCTGGCAGAAGATGCCGGATTGCGGGCCTCGCTCGCTGCCAGCGGTCGGGAGACCATCCTGCAACGGCACACCTGCGCGCAACGCGTGGACGAGTTGCTGGCGATCGCCGCCTCGCTCGAAACTGAAACCAGCCTGAGGAAATCCGCATGA
- a CDS encoding glycosyltransferase, whose amino-acid sequence MKIAFYGSSLLSAYWNGAATYYRGILRALADRGHDISFYEPDAFDRQKHRDIDPPDWVRSVVYPATTEGLHSVLAEAGAADIVVKASGVGVFDRELLEGILREANPDGMTVFWDVDAAATLDEMRSDPEHPVRAALPHLDAVFTYGGGPPVIEAYRAFGARRRVPIYNALDPSTHHPVDPDPRFACDLGFLANSLPDREARVEEFFLRAAQLRPSSRFMLGGNGWQDKALPPNVRAIGHVGTVDHNAFNCTPRAVLNVARDSMASVGFSPATRVFEAAGAGACLITDAWEGIEQFLKPGEEVLIARDGKDVAEILAGLSRERAERIGAAALDRVLAKHTYSLRAVEVDAAFNKILEHKHEEVA is encoded by the coding sequence ATGAAGATCGCCTTCTACGGCTCCAGCCTGCTGTCGGCCTACTGGAACGGCGCGGCGACCTATTACCGAGGAATCCTGCGCGCGCTCGCCGATCGCGGGCACGACATCTCTTTTTACGAGCCTGACGCGTTCGACCGGCAGAAGCATCGCGATATCGATCCGCCGGACTGGGTCCGCTCGGTTGTCTACCCTGCCACGACTGAGGGCCTCCATTCCGTGCTGGCGGAAGCCGGTGCGGCAGACATCGTCGTAAAGGCCAGCGGTGTCGGAGTATTCGACCGAGAATTGCTCGAAGGCATTCTCCGCGAGGCAAACCCCGATGGGATGACCGTCTTCTGGGATGTCGATGCTGCCGCGACGCTGGACGAAATGCGCAGCGATCCTGAACATCCTGTGCGCGCGGCTCTACCGCATCTCGATGCCGTGTTCACTTACGGCGGCGGACCTCCGGTCATCGAAGCCTATCGCGCATTCGGTGCGCGCCGCCGCGTGCCGATCTACAATGCGCTCGATCCATCGACCCACCATCCGGTCGATCCCGATCCGCGCTTCGCCTGCGATTTGGGTTTCCTCGCGAATAGCCTGCCCGATCGCGAAGCGCGGGTGGAGGAGTTCTTCCTGCGCGCGGCGCAACTGCGCCCGTCGAGCAGGTTCATGCTTGGCGGAAACGGCTGGCAAGACAAGGCGCTGCCACCGAACGTCCGCGCCATCGGCCACGTCGGTACCGTTGATCACAACGCCTTCAATTGCACGCCGCGCGCAGTGCTGAACGTGGCGCGTGATTCGATGGCGAGTGTGGGCTTTTCTCCCGCAACCCGGGTGTTCGAAGCGGCCGGCGCCGGAGCCTGCCTGATTACCGATGCATGGGAAGGGATCGAGCAGTTCCTCAAACCGGGTGAGGAAGTCCTTATCGCCCGCGACGGGAAGGACGTTGCCGAAATCCTTGCCGGTCTCAGCCGCGAACGCGCGGAAAGGATCGGTGCCGCTGCGCTCGATCGGGTTCTGGCGAAGCATACCTATTCGCTCCGCGCTGTCGAAGTCGATGCTGCGTTCAACAAAATTCTGGAGCACAAGCACGAGGAAGTGGCATGA
- a CDS encoding glycosyltransferase, whose translation MKLVVLGLSLSSSWGNGHATTFRALLEAFAARGHEVLFLERTQPWYAANRDLTDPEYCRLEYYADLGGLEQWRAQVEAADAVMVGSYVPDGVAVGRWVQQTAQGTTCFYDIDTPVTLAKLARRDHEYLSPDLIPGYDIYFSFTGGPTLGRLEEEFGAPRARPLYCSVDTARYRPLDVPLRWDLSYLGTYSPDRQPTLERLLLEPARRRPDLRFVVAGPKYPEEIDWPENVERIEHIPPADHPAFYAASRFTLNVTRADMIAAGWSPSVRLFEAGACATPIISDRWRGIDTLFAPGKQIVLAEHPEDVLTALDGDARQMGSSAREEVLANHSSERRAEQLEKELEQARSAVSITGNRRNVPHHVYS comes from the coding sequence ATGAAGCTCGTTGTTTTGGGTCTCAGCCTGTCCTCCTCATGGGGTAACGGCCACGCGACGACCTTTCGCGCCCTGCTCGAAGCATTCGCCGCGCGCGGTCACGAGGTGTTGTTCCTCGAACGGACGCAACCCTGGTACGCCGCGAACCGCGACCTTACCGATCCAGAATATTGTCGGCTGGAATATTACGCCGATCTCGGCGGGCTCGAGCAATGGCGTGCTCAGGTCGAGGCAGCGGACGCGGTGATGGTCGGCTCCTACGTGCCCGACGGTGTCGCGGTCGGACGATGGGTCCAGCAGACCGCGCAGGGGACCACCTGCTTCTATGACATCGATACCCCGGTGACCTTGGCCAAGCTCGCGCGCCGCGATCACGAATATCTGTCGCCCGATCTGATCCCCGGCTATGACATCTACTTCTCGTTCACCGGCGGCCCCACGCTTGGCCGGCTGGAAGAGGAGTTCGGCGCGCCGCGGGCACGCCCGCTCTACTGCTCGGTCGACACCGCGCGATACCGTCCGCTTGACGTGCCGCTCCGCTGGGACCTGTCGTATCTCGGCACCTACAGTCCGGACCGGCAGCCGACGCTCGAACGGCTGTTGCTGGAGCCGGCTCGCCGCCGACCCGATCTGCGCTTTGTCGTCGCCGGGCCGAAGTACCCGGAGGAAATCGACTGGCCGGAAAATGTGGAGCGGATCGAGCATATTCCCCCTGCGGACCATCCCGCGTTCTATGCTGCTTCGCGCTTCACACTAAACGTCACGCGGGCGGACATGATCGCCGCAGGGTGGTCCCCATCGGTACGGCTGTTCGAAGCGGGAGCTTGCGCGACACCGATCATTTCCGACCGGTGGAGGGGCATCGATACCTTGTTCGCACCGGGCAAGCAGATCGTGTTGGCCGAACACCCCGAAGATGTCCTCACAGCGCTCGACGGCGACGCCAGGCAAATGGGATCTTCGGCGCGTGAGGAAGTGCTCGCCAATCACAGTTCCGAGCGACGTGCCGAGCAACTCGAAAAGGAACTCGAGCAGGCGAGGAGCGCCGTCTCGATTACGGGAAATAGAAGGAATGTGCCGCATCATGTATATTCGTAA
- a CDS encoding SDR family oxidoreductase, with protein MCRIMYIRNGLTLVAGGAGFVGSHLCRALLEEGHRVVCIDNLQTSRASNLLGLQNHAHFTFIKADITEPLPDEVTRLEGQITRIYNLACAASPVLYQENPEHTMLTSVLGTNRLLRLAEVSGARFLLASTSEVYGDPEVHPQPEDYRGHVNCTGPRACYDEGKRAAETLAFDYARSGRAEVRVARIFNTYGPNMRIDDGRVISNLACQALSGEPLTVYGDGSQTRSFCYVADTVDGLRRLMECPLAEMEPVNIGNPDEITIRQLVSALARIIGHPLDLNFRALPTDDPQRRRPVIDRARDLLGWTPQTSLEDGLELTLGWFARELKSNHPQQLVERHGHERVLRSAMGEKEPAGTAVPQRM; from the coding sequence ATGTGCCGCATCATGTATATTCGTAACGGGCTCACCCTGGTTGCCGGTGGCGCGGGGTTCGTCGGCTCGCACCTCTGTCGCGCCTTGCTCGAAGAGGGTCATCGTGTCGTCTGTATCGACAACCTGCAAACATCGCGCGCGTCGAACCTGCTTGGTTTGCAGAACCATGCGCATTTCACATTCATCAAGGCCGACATCACCGAACCGCTCCCCGATGAAGTCACTCGTCTTGAGGGACAGATCACCCGGATCTACAATCTGGCCTGCGCCGCTTCTCCGGTACTTTATCAGGAGAATCCGGAACACACGATGCTCACCAGTGTGCTCGGCACCAATCGCCTCCTGCGTCTGGCGGAAGTGTCAGGGGCACGCTTCCTGCTAGCTTCGACCAGCGAGGTCTACGGCGATCCTGAAGTGCATCCCCAGCCCGAAGATTACCGCGGCCACGTCAATTGCACCGGGCCTCGCGCTTGTTATGACGAAGGGAAACGCGCGGCAGAGACGCTCGCTTTCGACTACGCCCGCTCCGGGCGGGCCGAGGTCCGCGTGGCCCGCATCTTCAATACCTACGGCCCCAACATGCGTATCGACGATGGGCGCGTGATATCGAACCTCGCCTGCCAGGCACTCTCGGGCGAGCCTCTGACCGTCTACGGCGATGGCAGCCAGACGCGCAGCTTCTGCTATGTTGCGGATACGGTCGACGGGCTCCGCAGGTTGATGGAATGCCCTTTGGCGGAAATGGAACCCGTCAACATCGGCAATCCCGACGAAATCACCATCAGGCAGCTGGTCAGCGCGCTGGCGAGGATTATCGGTCATCCGCTCGATCTCAATTTCCGCGCGCTCCCCACTGATGACCCGCAACGACGCCGCCCGGTCATCGATCGTGCCCGCGACCTGCTTGGCTGGACTCCGCAAACCTCCCTTGAAGACGGGCTTGAGCTTACGCTGGGATGGTTTGCGCGGGAACTGAAGAGCAATCACCCGCAACAGCTTGTCGAGCGGCATGGCCACGAGCGCGTCTTGCGATCCGCCATGGGCGAAAAGGAGCCTGCCGGAACCGCAGTTCCGCAAAGGATGTAA
- a CDS encoding DUF2243 domain-containing protein, producing the protein MESASDRPSIAPAGIVLGIGLGGFIDGIVFHQILQLHNMISAKVPPDTMQNMSQGMVADGWFHIGTWLATVIGVALLWRALNRRQTMLPSGAAFIGYLLAGWGWFNLVEGLIDHHLLGLHHVVERLGLSMFDWLYLASGVVLIVLGHVMGRRGAT; encoded by the coding sequence ATGGAAAGTGCATCCGATCGACCCTCGATCGCGCCAGCGGGGATTGTGCTGGGCATCGGACTGGGCGGGTTTATCGATGGCATCGTCTTCCACCAGATACTGCAATTGCACAACATGATCTCGGCCAAGGTTCCCCCTGACACGATGCAGAACATGTCACAGGGAATGGTGGCAGATGGGTGGTTCCACATCGGAACCTGGCTCGCCACCGTGATAGGCGTCGCCTTGCTTTGGCGCGCGCTCAACCGAAGGCAGACCATGCTCCCCTCCGGCGCGGCCTTCATCGGCTACCTTCTTGCCGGATGGGGCTGGTTCAACCTCGTAGAGGGATTGATCGACCACCACCTGCTTGGCCTGCATCACGTGGTTGAACGTCTCGGCCTCTCCATGTTCGATTGGCTGTATCTGGCTTCAGGTGTCGTCCTTATCGTCCTCGGTCACGTCATGGGTCGCAGGGGCGCAACCTGA
- a CDS encoding helix-turn-helix transcriptional regulator, whose protein sequence is MSASTLPKDTVIAAPNAAGDGWHCPAEATLEFLSGKWRPMIIYWLMDAPLRFNELQRRLGAITHRTLSKTLKEMEADGLVQRKDYGEMPPRVDYALTDRGRSLRPVLEAMEEWARIEASTDQEDLQ, encoded by the coding sequence ATGTCAGCAAGTACGCTCCCGAAGGATACCGTGATCGCCGCACCTAACGCGGCTGGGGACGGCTGGCATTGCCCGGCGGAAGCAACGCTGGAGTTTCTCTCGGGCAAGTGGCGGCCCATGATAATCTACTGGCTGATGGATGCGCCGCTCCGCTTCAACGAGTTGCAACGGCGGCTCGGCGCGATCACGCACAGGACGCTCTCGAAGACACTGAAGGAGATGGAGGCAGATGGCCTTGTTCAGCGCAAGGACTATGGTGAGATGCCGCCCCGCGTCGACTATGCGCTAACCGATCGGGGGCGCAGTCTCAGGCCAGTATTGGAGGCGATGGAAGAGTGGGCGCGGATTGAAGCCAGCACAGATCAAGAGGATTTGCAATGA
- a CDS encoding pirin family protein yields the protein MKTIDTILRNDTPHWVGDGFPVRSLFSYHGDTAAISPFLLFDYAGPWNFDPVKGSPRGVGEHPHKGFETVTIVYDGEVSHRDSTGGGGTIGAGEVQWMTAGSGVLHEEFHSPGYSKTGGPFRMVQLWVNLPARDKLTPARYQAITRDMIPEATFESGRARVIAGEFEGMEGPASTFTPINLWDVRLEADAQITLPLPEGHTTMIAVLSGHVTIDGQGVREAEIARLSTDGEGAAITADGDAMLLVMTGEPINEPVFGYGPFVMNTEAEIREAIAEFNAGKFGALAPA from the coding sequence ATGAAAACGATCGACACCATCCTCCGCAACGATACCCCCCATTGGGTCGGTGACGGCTTTCCCGTTCGCTCGCTCTTCAGCTACCACGGCGATACGGCAGCGATCAGCCCGTTCCTGTTGTTCGACTATGCCGGGCCGTGGAATTTCGATCCCGTGAAGGGTTCTCCGCGCGGCGTGGGCGAGCATCCTCACAAGGGCTTCGAGACCGTTACCATCGTCTATGACGGCGAAGTCAGTCACCGCGACTCCACCGGCGGGGGCGGCACCATCGGAGCGGGCGAAGTCCAGTGGATGACTGCCGGGTCCGGCGTGCTGCACGAGGAGTTCCATTCGCCCGGCTATTCGAAGACCGGCGGCCCCTTCCGCATGGTACAACTGTGGGTCAATCTGCCCGCAAGGGACAAGCTGACCCCGGCGCGGTACCAGGCAATCACGCGCGACATGATCCCCGAGGCCACTTTCGAAAGTGGTCGCGCACGGGTCATCGCTGGCGAGTTCGAAGGGATGGAGGGGCCGGCGAGCACCTTCACACCGATCAATTTGTGGGATGTTCGGCTCGAGGCCGATGCGCAGATCACCCTCCCCCTGCCGGAGGGGCACACGACCATGATCGCGGTGCTCTCGGGTCACGTCACGATCGATGGCCAGGGCGTTCGGGAAGCCGAGATTGCCCGGCTCTCCACCGACGGCGAGGGCGCGGCGATCACGGCTGATGGCGATGCTATGCTACTGGTGATGACGGGCGAACCGATCAACGAACCGGTATTCGGTTACGGTCCCTTCGTGATGAACACAGAAGCCGAAATTCGCGAAGCGATCGCGGAATTCAACGCAGGCAAGTTCGGCGCCCTCGCGCCGGCCTGA
- a CDS encoding pirin family protein, translating to MIERIIDKRTHDLGGGFEVGRVLPFRARRTVGPYIFFDHMGPADLAPGFPREMDVRPHPHIGISTVTYLYDGALTHRDSLGVTQDIRPGEVNWMVTGSGITHSERFDHARKHGAHMHGIQAWVALPVEHEEANPAFYHHAGSVELPTWEEKGLRGRLIAGSAEGMRSAVQVHSPQFYMHLDMDAGASRTLPAEYRERAVYVAAGTAEVAGQVLRTGQMAVLEPGKDVSVSTGEAATIMVLGGDPIGERFMLWNFVSSSKDRIEQARQDWTQGRMKLPDTDDKEFTPFPEGRDYG from the coding sequence ATGATCGAACGCATAATCGACAAACGCACACATGACCTTGGTGGCGGGTTCGAGGTCGGCCGCGTGCTTCCCTTCCGCGCCCGTCGCACGGTCGGACCCTATATTTTCTTCGATCACATGGGACCGGCAGATCTCGCTCCGGGATTCCCGCGCGAAATGGACGTGCGCCCGCATCCGCATATCGGCATCTCTACGGTCACTTATCTCTACGATGGAGCCCTGACCCACCGCGACAGCCTGGGTGTGACGCAAGATATCCGGCCGGGCGAAGTCAACTGGATGGTGACCGGCAGCGGCATCACCCATTCCGAACGCTTCGATCACGCTCGCAAGCACGGGGCGCACATGCACGGTATCCAGGCCTGGGTTGCCCTGCCGGTCGAGCACGAGGAGGCCAATCCTGCATTCTACCACCACGCCGGGTCCGTCGAATTGCCGACCTGGGAAGAGAAGGGCCTGCGCGGCCGCCTGATCGCGGGCAGTGCCGAGGGAATGCGATCGGCGGTCCAGGTCCACAGCCCGCAATTCTACATGCACTTGGATATGGATGCAGGCGCAAGCCGCACGCTTCCAGCGGAGTATAGGGAACGGGCGGTCTACGTTGCGGCCGGAACCGCGGAAGTTGCGGGGCAGGTCTTGCGAACTGGTCAGATGGCTGTGCTTGAGCCTGGCAAGGACGTTTCCGTATCGACCGGGGAAGCGGCTACCATCATGGTCTTGGGTGGCGATCCTATTGGCGAGCGCTTCATGCTTTGGAACTTCGTCAGCTCGTCGAAAGACCGAATTGAACAGGCCAGGCAAGACTGGACGCAGGGGCGCATGAAGCTGCCCGATACCGACGACAAAGAATTCACGCCATTTCCCGAAGGGCGCGATTACGGCTGA